The following nucleotide sequence is from Triticum dicoccoides isolate Atlit2015 ecotype Zavitan chromosome 7B, WEW_v2.0, whole genome shotgun sequence.
ttacataatggtataactggaggcgtctgcacatcaacccagatgtcggtattacctttaaTATCATttttcggacgaatatcaaaggtgataaccatatcaggctcaaatgcataagtcttgcatattgctcgccatgttttgcatccaaaataggtgtagtcgtctgaattgtataattttgcgtggaaaatataaccatgctcggtcttcaagtaaactttgtttacctccatagtacgactgcaacctatcttatccaatacaaaaactcttgcatggcaggggatacgctagtagaatagtaaaaaatatataagttaaagcaaatgaagcagatgtcatgcttaattatgaaaaaagacttatcgttgtgacttactgtatccacttcgaagttctcgtccaacttgatgctgaagcgcctatcatcatctaagaAGATTTCATCGCACAGGccacgctcgtcttcgcagtatttgcaaataccgaaatccttttcgtcgtcagacatttcttatgttcatagttgaaacattaattgaaaatcgatcgaagacaactaccaggatactcaacacataaATCCGGGgcacttgatatttcctacatattctggcacaagtcatgccaaaattcatggaaaaatccggcatgacctttgctaaaataggacatatcgagcgcctgaaatttgccggaacggaaatgaatcaacactccggcaaaacataggccactcggaggtgtaacctgcaaacatgaccggccacttgggcaagcacatatcctatttgagcaacacaagatatacgtttcaaaatatcttatatgactcaaattagcatgcattcaataagcaaaagtaaatcatctcatgcgtctgtacatcgtcgaatattatcactaatacatcccgaatagtgtcatacatataacatcactaatacaactaaaaccctagcacacgacgggtatcggcgcgggcggtggacacccacagagaaggaaccatcacgggatcatagctccagtgagatccctggagaacctgtcaggtattagagaacctgtgctccaacgcaaacaagtagcaacggacgtgcgcgtcctcctcactgacacggtgacgcaccacctccgtggggtcctcgagcctctggaccgtcactggcccacgcgaccgccaccaaagaaggttcgggtcaacgacaggctggctcctcaccaacctgcgccccccggtaggtagcgccgactcgacgacggggatgcgggataggcatcgtccatgtcgatgcgggaaaaattgctttaactaaaaaaatagcaacaagttcttactaactagttctattaatttaattagttcttattaaaaataaacttactataaataaaaataaactaggacctagctaattagtacctaattcttactaactaattagtacctaggaactactgccctaattaccatataagtatcCATTTTTAACTAGGGTTCGTACTACCTAATTAAATAAGGGTTAATACTAAttttaattaactaactagcactaaaaatagcctagggttcatactaactagcactaaatagctagggttcatactaagcaaacaagagggatcggaagggggagagtgcttacagagggcggggagagagatggggtcgagggagacggcggcaccgaggcgcggcgaggcagggtcgggggagacggcggcgagNNNNNNNNNNNNNNNNNNNNNNNNNNNNNNNNNNNNNNNNNNNNNNNNNNNNNNNNNNNNNNNNNNNNNNNNNNNNNNNNNNNNNNNNNNNNNNNNNNNNNNNNNNNNNNNNNNNNNNNNNNNNNNNNNNNNNNNNNNNNNNNNNNNNNNNNNNNNNNNNNNNNNNNNNNNNNNNNNNNNNNNNNNNNNNNNNNNNNNNNNNNNNNNNNNNNNNNNNNNNNNNNNNNNNNNNNNNNNNNNNNNNNNNNNNNNNNNNNNNNNNNNNNNNNNNNNCGACGAGGCGGGgttgggggagacggcggcgaggcggggtcgggggagacggcggcgaggcggaggcgacgagggggagaagagagagtggggaattgggggaggaaacagaggagagggaatcaggccgcgcgggggttaggtgaaaatagctttaacagtagcgtggggaggaaaaacgcgttgctgctaaaatccgtagtagtagcaccgtttctagaagggcgctactactatacctagcatgtcgagaacggtgtggcaattatagtagtagcgcgttttattcctgccgcgctactgctaagggggtAACAGTAGCACGGTTTTAGCCGACGCGCTACtgataagtagcagtagcgcctcattttaacaagcgctactggtaagattctgtgtataaggttttccctagtagtgtcgccCTATTCTTTACAAGTGCTGAAAAGGTTCTGTGTGAAGAAAAAGAGTGTAGGATTTGAAATTAGTGAGTTGGGGAAGTTAACAGAGCTTGATTAAACAAGGATATACCCAAATTTCCGAGCAGAAATCAAAGCTTACAACACTTTAAGCAAAAGGCTTTTAAAAAAAGACTTTATGCCTTCAAGGGCTCACTTTTTTTCCTCTTCATGTAAAAAAACTGAATACAAAATATGCTGTCTTTTTGCTTCTGTATGTAGAATTTTCGGTGGACCTGCAGGCCTGAGAAATACATTCTTAGAGCTGTGTTGGCaaaggcctctctctctctctcaccttgTTCCCAGTGAACGACGCAAGTTGTTCAAGCAAATGGATACAAGCGAAAAACAGAGGAGGAGCAGAGCAGCACACACAGGTTAGTTTACCAGGCAACGAATGCCTTTCATTTTTCTCACTGAACCAGCGAACACGCCGGCTCTGCTCTTTTGATGTCCACTTACAGAAACCGACACCACTGTGGCCATACCAATGTATGCGTACAGCCCACACTCTACTACAGTACTTGGGTACACAGTCAGTACACTCACTACGTGAATTGATGGCAGCAACAGATTCAGTTAACCATCACCTCATTCACCCACGGTGCACCAACACATGGGCACCTTCCAGGTTTTAGCAAGATCATATTACAACAGGTTTACACAGCTTACAACACGCAGGTGAATGCTAACAGTCGTTAGTTTCTTCTCTTTTTCCAAAAGAATTGCACGATGAAGCTGTCTTGTTGATTCTGGTGAATGATAGCTGTCTTGTTGCTTCTCTTCAAGGGCTTTACAATGTAGCAAAACATAAATGAAATGGGTATACTCAGATGGTCAGCATGTATCAATTGTGTTGTCGAATGATGTTACCTGTTAGGCATGAAGTACATAATTGTAACACGGGGAGGCAGTTTGGATGCTATGCTTGCTAATATTATTGAAGACATTATATCCTTAAGATGATTGTTTAAAAACGAAAAATATGAGCTTGAATTTGGACACTGCATCAGAGCCTGTATAGTAGTGTAGATTATGCCTTGATCAATGTAACCAGTTCTTGTGGCATAAAGAACAAATGCTGGTGCATGTTAATTAATTATAGATGATAAGAGTGATTGTTACTGTATATGGATGTTCAGTCTTGATTCACAGTGGCAGGATGATTCAGGCATTTGACTTGTTTTACTTTTAGGCACCTTCTCATTGTCTCGCGAGGGTAATTTTAGCAGTATCAGTAGTTGGGGTGTGCGTCCTAGCCCGTTTTAAACTGAGGGCTATAAATTAAACTAGGGTATAAGTTGAGGATTGAAATGTGCACTTCTCTCTATAAGAAAAGAGTTGCATGTTTTTTCTTTGACACTCAGCGGtgtctggttttgaagatccacctAACTCCAATGGAATCAAGATGCCACTATGAGTTTTTAATTTTGCGGGTACTAATCAATTGATTCGCTAATGGCCTTGGATCTTTGAAAATGCCCTTCTCAGAGCACGTGAGTTGGTCAGACACGCCAAAATAAAAATAGAACGAATTTTGTAGATAGGTATCATTATTGATGTGTTCAAAAGGTATGTCAGTGACGGCAAGTGGGCAAAAAGGTTTCATTAACTTGGCAAATGTGCTTCTAACTTTCATCATGCTGATTAGTATTGCACATCTACGTGCCCTTAAATTTAGCAAGAAGAGAATCTATTGTTAAATGGTAATCTTGTTCTGTTCAAGCATGTATTGTTAATTGTCCACCTCACTATAGTTTGTCGGATAGTAAAGTTATTCCATCAGTCGTTTCAACTTGGCTGCCTCCTTTGTCTCTCATAGAGATTCTTTTAGTCCACTTACTTGGCTGCCTCATTTTGTCTCAAATAGAGATTCTTTTAGCCCACTTGACTGATGTTCTCTGAAAAGGTTCCATTCATGCTCAAACATAGTACATGTTAAATATCCCTTCATTTCGCTAGTTTCAACTTTCAAGCATGGAGGAGCCCCTTGTTGACAAGACAGGAGAGGAGAGCCTGGTAGTGATTGAGGTGAAGAAGCAGTTGTACCTTGCCGGGCCTCTCATCGTCGGAAGCCTCCTACAGGATGTGGTCCAAATGATATCGGTCATGTTTGTGGGTCATCTCGGCGAACTTGCTCTCTCGAGTGCCTCCATCGCAACCTCCTTCGCCGGTGTAACTGGATTCAGCTTGTTGGTATGACAATTTCCCCCCTTCTCCATTGATCGATGCGCCTATTTAGTTGGACCTCCTGGGCATCATAATCAACTTGAATGCTTGCATTGAGTTTCAGTCCGGCATGTCGAGCAGCTTGGACACGCTGTGTGGGCAAGCCTTTGGAGCAAAGCAACACCATCTTCTTGGCATCTACAAGCAGAGGGCAATCCTTGTGCTCACTCCGGTGAGCGCCGTGGTTGCCGTAATCTGGGGATACACTGGCCAGATTCTTCTGTTGTTTGGACAGGACCCTGAGATTGCCATGGAAGCAGGGAGCTACATCCGGTGGATGATTCCTTCGCTGTTTATCTATGGTCTGCTGCAGTGCCATGTCCGGTTCCTACAGACACAGAACATGGTCCTCCCGGTGATGCTGAGCTCGGGCGTCACGGCGCTCAAccatatcttggtgtgctggctgcTGGTCTACAAGCTTGGCCTGGGCAACAAGGGTGCTGCCTTGGCCAATACAATCTCCTACCTCACCAATGTGTCCATTTTGGCTCTTTACATCAGGCTCTCCCCATCTTGTAGGAGCACTTGGACGGGGCTGTCAACGGAGGCATTCCGCGACATCCTCAGTTTCTTGAGGCTTGCCATCCCATCAGCCCTTATGGTTTGGTGAGTTTGAGTTCCATATGATGCAGTTCATGTGCAGATTTTCCATCTCTAGTTGACCGGTTTAATTAATTTCATCCAACATAAACatgcatatttacacaaacagctgGGAGTGGTGGTCGTTTGAGCTCCTAATACTTGCTTCCGGATTTCTGCCAAATCCTAAGCTCGAGGCATCTGTACTATCAATTAGGTGAATTTCCTTTCCTTTCAAAATCTGTACTTGGTTtggatatattttttattttttttatagtAACATGCGGTTGAATTTCCTGCAGTGTAAATACTATCTCACTGGTATTCAGGGTCCCGTATGGGCTTAGTGCAGCTATAAGGTCAGAATGAACTCGTACCTTGCCGATGCTATTGATATATAGATACTTGTGGCAACTACGTACAAAGCTGGAAACTGATATGTATCCTTGAATTACGTGTGTATGTAGCACCCGTGTATCGAATGAATTAGGTGCTGGACGACCGGATGCTGCCCGTTCGGCGACCCAGGTGATCATGGTCCTAGGAATTGCGTCAAGCGTATCGGTTGCTCTTGCAATTGTTTTGGTGCGCAATCTATGGGGGTATGCATACAGCAACGACAAGGAAGTGGTGGAGTATATCTCTAGAATTATGCCGATTATTGCCGTGGCATTCTTGTTTGATGACATGCAGTGTGTTCTTTCAGGTAGGTAAATACAAATGAGATGTTGCAAATTCACCGAAACCAAATTATATGGAGGAGCCTGTAGTTTTTGTTTTGGTACGTGCTGAAAATATATGGTTATAAATTGGCATATTTTTACAGGCGTTGTTAGGGGCTGTGGCCTTCAAAGTATTGGTTCCTATGTCAATCTCAGTGCGTACTACCTTGTGGGCATCCCAGCGGCTCTATGTTTTGCCTTTATCTACCATCTTGGTGGAGTGGTAAGTAATCACTAGTGCTATTTTATTACTCCATTCGTTCTACTCCCTcccttcggaattacttgtcacaaaaatggatgtatctacaactaaaatacatctagatacatttatttcttggacgagtaattccgaacggagggagtacttaaaaaGTTTATAGTTTCACTTGTAGTATTTCTCACTGGACATGATGAAACCTCGATCTAAAATATGTCAGGGGCTATGGATGGGAATAACCTGCGCACTTGTCGTGCAGACGGTGTTGTTCATGTCCATTACTCTTCGCACTAACTGGAACAGAGAAGTAAGACCACCAAGTATTATCTGTTTTCTTGGCTTAGAACTAAGCTTACTGCATGGATGACCCATTATTTTTATCCATGTTTTTGCTTAATTTGGTAGGCTTCGAAGGCCAGGGACAGGGTTTCCATTACTTCCTTGCCTCTAGACTTGGCGGCGTGATGACACACACAAGATGCATATTTTTTTCTCTTCCAGTGAGATGTGCAGGGAAATAAGGAATCAACAAAGAATCCGTCGCAAAAACGGTGCTTCATCTACATGTCACCAGCATGTGTCACTCCTTCACGGAAATAAACATGTTTATTAAGAGAAAGCCGTTGTAACTATGGGTGAGGATTTACTAGACTAATTTCAACATGGAAAAGAAGTTAATGCCGATAGTCGGAGGTGTAGCGACGAAGGGGTGAGATGTTTCTTTTTTGGACAgcttgaaggagtgagatgctcctttCAAGAGAATAGGACCCTTTCCCAGAAAAAACGCATGCCTTCTAGGGTTACTTCATAAAATTCATGTTTTACTTTACTTATTTACATTGACATATCTAATATGACCCATTTTACTATGTCCATTTGATAAAATGTCCTATTACTAATTAGCATGTACCTCATCATTAAATATGCCTAGTGCAAAGCAACGGTAGAATGGGATCAAACTCTTGTCTTACAAATCTCACCACCACTATGGAACAGTCCAACACATGCACCTTGTGACCTTGCAATGTGTTTTTCTACCTCGTATTTCATGCTTATAAACTCTTATGGAATATATTGATGTTTAAATCCAACTGAGAGAACAACCTTTTCCAGCATGCATCGGATCTCACCTTCATGCATATGTTCCCTTCTGAGATGACACAGAGGCCAAGCAACTTGTTCTTTTGCTGTATTATGATATATTCTCAATTTAAATAGTTTATGACGTTTGCATGGTCTTTAAAGTTATACCTTGAGATATTTAAACATAATGTCATTccatataaaatgactatatattATAAAATATTTCATGAAGAATCTAGTAATATCGAATTGATTTTTGTGTTTTGATAATTTATCATTATTATCATTATGGAAGGAAAGTTGTAGGAAAGGGCTATACACCATTTTTTCCTTTTCGAAATAATAAGAATCCAAGTTCAGGTATGTGAGGACTTGATCTTAGGTGGTTAGTCATCAAAATAAAATGGTCTGACATGTTGATTGTTGAATTATTTGTGCTCAATATTTATTGTTGAATGTGTGGAAAATGATGAAAATNNNNNNNNNNNNNNNNNNNNNNNNNNNNNNNNNNNNNNNNNNNNNNNNNNNNNNNNNNNNNNNNNNNNNNNNNNNNNNNNNNNNNNNNNNNNNNNNNNNNNNNNNNNNNNNNNNNNNNNNNNNNNNNNNNNNNNNNNNNNNNNNNNNNNNNNNNNNNNNNNNNNNNNNNNNNNNNNNNNNNNNNNNNNNNNNNNNNNNNNNNNNNNNNNNNNNNNNNNNNNNNNNNNNNNNNNNNNNNNNNNNNNNNNNNNNNNNNNNNNNNNNNNNNNNNNNNNNNNNNNNNNNCACTGGACGACTGTTTTTTCTAGAAAAAATAGGGTTTGTCTGCGGACATGTCCACGGACATAGAGAAGAATATGTGACACTCAACCATTAGAGATGCCCTAAGCAACTCCTAGACGATCCTCTCTAGTTGTTGTTCCATGCCACTAGTACCTACTCGTAATATTTCAGATGCTTAGGAAAAGACCAGATCGGAAATACTATGTGTGAAGATTTACTATGCAACGGAGCCGCAAATTTGTACTCGTTAGAAGTTGATCGAAGCGCCAAAATTTGCATATGCTCATCTGTGCTAGAAAGGAAATGAAGTAGGACAGGAAATAGTTACTACTACAATTTTCGTCGAGTCAATGCATCACTCACTCTGGTTTTCTTCCTTCAAAAGTTAATAACCATATTTTTATTTGTACCAACCTCCATCCATCGGTGTTCACATCGACTCTCGCCCACCCTCCTCGACCTCGAGTGCGGTTTTCTACACCGGAAGTGATGTGCAGATGATACTTACCTGCACGATCCTTGCACAACACTAACATGGACCGTACAGATTAAACAAAAAGGAAATCAACAGCTCATGTGAAACGTCGTCCAAGGATCGTGCGTTTTCTGTCGTCCGTGTAACATCACTCTTTCTACACTGGCTCTCGGCTCGTAGTTCAGCTTCAGATCCAGATTTGTTTAGTAAAATATTGCTACctttgtaaacaaatataagacgttGGGAGTAGAAAACGTCACCATCTCATTGAGACTCGACTGAACGCGAATCTTATGTAATTGGCAAATTGTTTACTAGTTAAAATGGAAGTGGACAAGGGCAAGTTGTGCCTCGGTGCAAGCATCCCAATAAAGTTTTGAAGCAGTAGCAGGCCAGTACTCCTTCTGTTcttgaaagagtgtacttccaattcTATTGAAAAGtcaattttttttatgtttaaccgtatttatataataatacatcaacatttatgccatcaaattaatAGCATTAGATTAATGATAgaatatattttcatcatatatcTATTGGTTTCACAAACATGGATATATTTCTGCACAAATTCGGTCAAACTTTGAAATAGTTTGACTCAAGTTGAAAATACACTCTTTTAAGGACTGAGGGAGGATGCACAGTGAACAAACTAAAAAAAAGTAGTATGCATGAGGACCTAGATTAATTAACCTCCTTGATTGATGCTTCTTCCTTAATTACCTCTGGCTGGCTAGTAGCTTGCCTGCTTGTGAAGTGCTGTTGCGCCATCGTTAACGAGGACGTATCGGTATCGAGCGGACTTGGCAACGCAGCTTCCTATTGGCCAGTGCAAAGCAACGGCAAGATAGGATAGATCTTGTCTTCTTGTCACGAACGTCACCCCACCACCGTCACCGGCCATCGCATGTATCGATGCTATGGCACCATGATCCAATCCAACGCATGCGAGCaccatattttatttttgctaCCTCGTACTTTCATGTTAATGTCTCACCGAGGGAGCATCTTTTTCCAGCATAGGCATGCATCGTAGACAGTACATCTCATCTCTTTAAGCTCATGCATGGGATGCCTTCTCAAATGGCACAAATGACTTTCTAACATGACAGGTTCACAATCGAAATAGTTTACGGCATTGACATGGCCTTTCAACTAACTAGATGATACCACCGTGCGTTGCTGCGGAAATTGACCGCAATATTTTTTGACGATTTTCTTTTAGAAAAGGAGGTTAaaacccctggcctctgcataaaTCGATGCATGCAGTcctctttattaattattcaatcAATATCTGACAAGAACTTACATCAAGCCACCCCAAGCCGCCAATCACACCTATAAACACGATAATATGGAGTGCTCTAACTCCGCATATCTAAAACCGGTGTCGTCGCcgatccatccacataacgtaTCGGAACCTACATCTGGTGCAGCAAATCTAAAGAGTCCACCACATGCAAACGTTTTAGAAGCCGTTATCGTCATCATCCAGCAACCCCATCTTCAAGAAAGAGGTCTGCATCATCTTTGTCAGTCCTACCATTTGTCGACGCCACCACAGCGCCCGACGACGACACCTCCCTGTGCCACCATCGTCCGATCTagaagaccagatcctagggtttccaccaGAGTAGCACccgtgggtcgacagtagttacacgatAATGACTTCATCAAAGTAACGACGCAGAGCGCCGCCATTGCccgccgtcggctcggttttcaccggcaactatgccACACCGACTCGCAGCTGGGACTAGATGACGGGTCCCGAGATCTGACCAACCACCCTTAGGATGACCACCTCCGATGGAAGTGATGACCACAACCGCCAGTTGCACTGGCCAGAAGAGATCTGATTGGAGGTGCCGCCGACGAGACCACCAAGCCCTCCACGCCGCCTCCGCAGCCACCGCCGACCACAGCATAGCCCGTCGCcgaccgcagccaccgccgtcacCCTAACCGGGCCGGCCGCTGCGCCTGCGTCCCACACCGCCGTACGTAATCAAGCCGCCCGCCTCCCTCTGAGGCAGGGCCGGCCACCACGTCACCGCCTGCCGCAACCATCTCCGCCGCGCCACAATAACCGGATCGGCTGCGCTACCACACGCCCAGAGGCCATGCACCACA
It contains:
- the LOC119339835 gene encoding protein DETOXIFICATION 16-like, which translates into the protein MEEPLVDKTGEESLVVIEVKKQLYLAGPLIVGSLLQDVVQMISVMFVGHLGELALSSASIATSFAGVTGFSLLSGMSSSLDTLCGQAFGAKQHHLLGIYKQRAILVLTPVSAVVAVIWGYTGQILLLFGQDPEIAMEAGSYIRWMIPSLFIYGLLQCHVRFLQTQNMVLPVMLSSGVTALNHILVCWLLVYKLGLGNKGAALANTISYLTNVSILALYIRLSPSCRSTWTGLSTEAFRDILSFLRLAIPSALMVCWEWWSFELLILASGFLPNPKLEASVLSISVNTISLVFRVPYGLSAAISTRVSNELGAGRPDAARSATQVIMVLGIASSVSVALAIVLVRNLWGYAYSNDKEVVEYISRIMPIIAVAFLFDDMQCVLSGVVRGCGLQSIGSYVNLSAYYLVGIPAALCFAFIYHLGGVGLWMGITCALVVQTVLFMSITLRTNWNREASKARDRVSITSLPLDLAA